Proteins encoded by one window of Paenibacillus sp. DCT19:
- a CDS encoding AraC family transcriptional regulator yields the protein MIISAQHERYFMTSRDQTLPLYIESIGYNGNQESVKRPAGYPCYHWLQTVKGAGEFRFEGSTIILGEASGILMPPNVPHEYLRSQGDWETLYVTFAGSQCSAITEGLDLGEAAYYQWEVDSPPEHYGKQVLGSIGSDQDLSGLEASADMYRFLILLKKHGMKGSRSSISHAVERLTPLIAYMEQHYADPEIGLEEMAAILGITPRHLNTLFKQSFGMTAYSYFILLRIRKSKELMTSDRMLTIKETAYRVGFRDASHFVATFRRIEHVTPEQFRTLY from the coding sequence GTGATCATATCAGCTCAGCATGAACGGTACTTTATGACATCAAGGGATCAGACCCTTCCACTTTACATTGAAAGTATTGGTTATAATGGGAACCAAGAGAGTGTGAAGAGACCAGCGGGTTACCCATGTTATCACTGGTTACAGACGGTTAAGGGAGCCGGTGAGTTCAGATTTGAAGGTTCAACCATAATTCTGGGAGAGGCATCCGGCATATTAATGCCGCCAAACGTACCTCATGAATACTTGCGTTCCCAAGGCGATTGGGAGACGTTGTATGTTACATTTGCTGGTTCACAATGCTCTGCGATTACCGAGGGTCTTGACTTGGGAGAGGCGGCATACTATCAATGGGAAGTGGATAGCCCGCCTGAGCATTATGGTAAACAGGTGCTTGGTTCCATTGGTAGCGATCAGGATTTATCCGGACTGGAAGCTTCAGCGGACATGTATCGATTTTTGATTCTCCTGAAAAAGCACGGGATGAAAGGCAGTCGCTCATCGATCTCACATGCGGTTGAGAGACTCACCCCGTTAATAGCTTATATGGAGCAGCACTACGCTGATCCAGAGATTGGTCTCGAAGAGATGGCAGCAATCCTGGGAATCACCCCCAGACATCTGAATACACTGTTTAAGCAATCCTTCGGTATGACAGCATACAGCTACTTTATACTTTTACGGATTCGCAAATCGAAAGAATTAATGACTAGCGATCGTATGTTAACGATCAAAGAAACGGCCTATCGGGTTGGTTTCCGTGACGCGAGCCATTTTGTCGCTACGTTTCGCCGTATTGAACACGTAACGCCAGAACAGTTTCGGACATTATATTAA
- a CDS encoding alpha/beta hydrolase, which translates to MTSIIPLWDHAAPYAAFGHEDEMPHLIPFIHPGSESAVIICPGGGYSFLADHEGAPIAELLNRAGISAFVLKYRVAPHQQPAPLTDGQRAIRYIRAHAEEYGIQPSKIAVLGFSAGGHLTAMLGTVYDEGQPEHADPIERVSSRPDRIILCYPVITMESYGHAGSRENLLGPEASDELVIAYSAEKQVKADAPEAFIWHTSDDGAVPVQNSLRYALALGEHGIPYDLHVFEKGSHGLGLAEDNVAVSAWSGLCLTWLKNQGW; encoded by the coding sequence TTGACATCAATTATTCCATTGTGGGATCACGCTGCACCTTATGCAGCGTTTGGGCATGAGGATGAAATGCCTCATTTGATTCCGTTTATTCACCCCGGTTCCGAGAGCGCTGTCATTATTTGTCCCGGAGGCGGATATAGCTTTCTTGCTGACCATGAAGGTGCTCCTATCGCTGAATTGTTGAACCGTGCAGGTATTAGCGCATTTGTGCTCAAATACCGCGTGGCACCACATCAGCAACCAGCACCCCTAACAGACGGTCAGCGGGCAATTCGATACATTCGTGCTCACGCAGAAGAATATGGAATTCAACCTTCCAAAATTGCTGTGCTGGGTTTCTCGGCAGGGGGTCATCTGACAGCAATGCTGGGAACAGTGTACGATGAAGGACAACCGGAGCATGCTGATCCAATTGAACGTGTTAGCTCACGCCCGGATCGGATCATTCTGTGTTACCCGGTCATTACGATGGAATCTTATGGACATGCTGGTTCTCGGGAAAATCTATTAGGCCCTGAGGCTTCAGATGAATTAGTTATAGCGTATAGCGCCGAAAAGCAAGTGAAGGCCGATGCACCTGAAGCGTTCATCTGGCATACAAGTGATGATGGAGCGGTGCCTGTCCAAAATAGTTTGCGTTATGCTCTTGCGTTAGGCGAACATGGTATTCCGTATGACTTGCATGTGTTCGAGAAAGGCTCTCATGGATTAGGACTTGCTGAGGACAATGTAGCTGTAAGTGCCTGGTCTGGGTTATGTCTTACCTGGTTGAAAAATCAAGGCTGGTAA
- a CDS encoding SGNH/GDSL hydrolase family protein, producing the protein MKFQKNDKVLFIGDSITDCGREHPVGEGSNGLGHGYVAQVYALLRSIYPELMLRVQNVGNGGNTIRDLKQRWDRDVLDLKPDWLTIMIGINDVWRQFDNPLATDSHVFLEEYESTLRELVASVRPNLKGLVLMTPYYLEANPEDPMRATMDIYGEAVRRVASEFDAIYVDTQAAFAPFWDHYYTSVLTYDRVHPDATGHMVLTKAFLDAVGFEWSGGTK; encoded by the coding sequence ATGAAATTTCAAAAAAATGATAAAGTCCTTTTTATCGGGGATTCCATTACCGATTGCGGACGTGAACATCCTGTCGGTGAAGGAAGTAATGGTCTAGGACATGGTTACGTTGCCCAAGTGTATGCTTTGCTTCGTTCCATATATCCTGAATTGATGTTACGAGTACAAAATGTGGGTAATGGTGGGAATACGATTCGTGATCTGAAGCAGCGCTGGGATCGGGATGTTCTTGATCTTAAGCCAGACTGGCTGACCATCATGATCGGAATCAACGATGTGTGGCGTCAATTTGACAATCCATTAGCTACAGACTCACATGTGTTCCTAGAGGAATATGAGTCCACATTGCGAGAGCTGGTTGCATCGGTTCGCCCAAACTTAAAAGGTCTTGTACTGATGACGCCTTATTATTTGGAAGCGAATCCAGAAGATCCAATGCGCGCTACGATGGATATATATGGTGAAGCTGTGCGTAGAGTCGCTTCCGAATTCGATGCGATCTATGTAGACACACAGGCTGCTTTTGCACCATTCTGGGATCATTACTACACTTCGGTTTTGACTTATGACCGGGTACATCCTGATGCGACAGGTCACATGGTGTTAACGAAGGCGTTTCTAGATGCAGTTGGATTCGAATGGTCGGGCGGTACCAAATAA
- a CDS encoding SMP-30/gluconolactonase/LRE family protein — protein MSSLNIAVHSHALLGEGPSWDAEQGRLLWVDIEGFKVHVFDPSTGTNQAYDVGEHVGAVVPYRGDEVIVALRTGFHIFHLATGQLQRIEDPEEGIETNRFNDGKCDAYGRFWAGTMGMGNGDRETGALYCLEEGKPVRKMVDHISTSNGLGWSPDHQSMYYIDTPTRSIDRFAYNLEDGTITNRTPIISIPEDMGYPDGMSVDAEGMLWVAHWGGGRITRWNPDTAELLEQIVVPADQVTSCCFGGSDLEELYITTARNGISEERLLETPDAGSVFVIRPGVKGQKTNAYGSSNRSN, from the coding sequence ATGAGTAGCTTGAACATTGCGGTACATAGTCACGCGTTGTTGGGAGAGGGACCAAGCTGGGACGCAGAACAAGGTCGCTTGTTATGGGTTGATATTGAAGGCTTCAAGGTACATGTCTTCGATCCGTCTACAGGCACTAATCAGGCTTACGATGTGGGTGAACATGTAGGAGCCGTTGTTCCTTATCGCGGAGATGAAGTCATAGTGGCTTTGCGAACTGGGTTTCATATCTTTCATCTGGCCACAGGTCAACTTCAACGTATAGAAGATCCGGAAGAAGGCATCGAAACGAACCGCTTTAACGATGGTAAGTGTGATGCGTATGGACGATTCTGGGCTGGGACGATGGGCATGGGCAATGGGGATCGAGAGACAGGAGCGTTATATTGTTTAGAGGAAGGTAAGCCAGTAAGAAAAATGGTCGATCATATCTCTACCTCAAATGGTCTCGGCTGGAGTCCGGATCATCAATCAATGTATTATATCGATACACCTACAAGATCTATTGATCGTTTCGCCTATAATTTGGAGGATGGCACTATCACCAATCGTACTCCAATCATCTCTATTCCAGAGGATATGGGTTATCCTGATGGTATGTCAGTAGATGCAGAGGGCATGCTATGGGTTGCGCATTGGGGCGGAGGACGCATTACCCGTTGGAACCCAGATACGGCTGAACTGTTAGAGCAGATCGTGGTGCCTGCTGATCAAGTGACCTCATGTTGTTTTGGCGGTTCAGACTTAGAAGAGCTATACATTACAACTGCGCGCAATGGCATCTCCGAGGAGCGATTATTAGAAACACCGGATGCAGGCTCTGTATTTGTCATTAGACCTGGTGTGAAGGGTCAGAAAACCAATGCATACGGTAGCTCCAATCGTTCTAACTAA
- a CDS encoding response regulator transcription factor has product MNRLCKVLIVDDEFLVRQGIKHHMNWEAEGFQIVGEASNGEEGLEQVRMLNPDIVITDIVMPVMDGEMFVRTLKAHHPQIEVIVLSSFSEFEYVHSTLQHGAADYILKPKLDTNELLEVLQRTAGKIPELQFEPSHDGWRLGQLMEKMLSGFTLSEDEEMDVVQETFPHTCFRLLVFRLKDSNTKQHTLIDKEQMTLALKRHLPDVEYALVPAEGELPVVLLNVDPVKDEWMVDRIKHLAVDHEAGEPGSSWVLSDSFTSFEAMGEVYRNHLIKLMEYRFYFEDRPLLVYSELPPLHPAGYQFNVNMFLQHIKRNRTEAAREYLQDHAKTLGRDYIADVFGIKSFLGNLIFNVTITLSDMDVQSGALEESKYTYFKNVDGSTTLREAIDVLDTFMGEVHACTSGEGSRRSDPNMKMLLEYMHEHFDQPLGLADVAKHFHFNPSYLSSYFSSHKKEGFNEYLNKIRIEKAEELLRSDDVTISEISSRVGYSDHSYFCKVFKKFTGLSPSRYRRKFWA; this is encoded by the coding sequence ATGAACCGGTTGTGCAAGGTATTGATTGTTGACGATGAATTTCTTGTAAGACAAGGAATTAAGCATCATATGAATTGGGAGGCAGAAGGTTTTCAGATCGTGGGCGAAGCCTCCAATGGTGAAGAAGGACTTGAGCAGGTTCGCATGCTGAATCCGGATATTGTAATTACCGACATTGTGATGCCTGTTATGGATGGCGAAATGTTTGTTCGTACATTAAAAGCACATCATCCGCAGATCGAAGTGATCGTACTTAGCAGCTTTAGTGAATTTGAATATGTTCACTCAACCCTTCAGCATGGAGCGGCAGATTATATTTTGAAACCAAAATTGGATACAAATGAATTGTTAGAGGTGCTGCAACGCACGGCGGGCAAAATCCCCGAATTGCAGTTTGAACCATCACATGATGGGTGGCGTCTTGGACAATTAATGGAGAAAATGTTGTCAGGCTTTACCCTGAGTGAAGATGAAGAGATGGATGTTGTCCAAGAGACGTTCCCGCACACTTGCTTCCGTCTGCTTGTGTTCCGGCTCAAGGATTCCAATACGAAGCAGCATACCCTTATAGACAAAGAACAGATGACGCTAGCCCTTAAGAGACATTTGCCAGATGTAGAGTATGCGCTTGTACCGGCCGAAGGTGAGCTACCAGTTGTATTGCTTAATGTTGATCCTGTGAAGGATGAATGGATGGTTGACCGGATCAAACATCTAGCTGTCGATCATGAAGCTGGGGAACCCGGTTCTTCGTGGGTACTAAGTGACAGCTTTACTTCTTTTGAAGCGATGGGTGAGGTGTACCGGAATCATCTGATCAAACTGATGGAGTATCGTTTCTATTTTGAAGATCGTCCTCTCTTGGTGTACAGTGAACTGCCTCCTTTGCATCCAGCGGGTTATCAGTTTAACGTCAATATGTTCTTGCAGCACATTAAACGAAATCGCACGGAGGCAGCGAGAGAATATTTGCAGGATCATGCCAAGACACTTGGAAGAGACTATATTGCAGATGTGTTTGGTATTAAGTCTTTCCTTGGTAATCTCATCTTCAACGTGACGATTACCCTCTCAGATATGGATGTTCAGTCCGGCGCTCTAGAAGAGAGCAAGTATACGTATTTCAAAAATGTAGACGGGTCAACCACGCTTCGTGAAGCGATTGATGTACTGGATACATTTATGGGAGAAGTGCATGCGTGCACATCTGGTGAAGGTAGCCGTAGAAGCGACCCTAACATGAAGATGCTGCTGGAATATATGCATGAGCATTTTGATCAGCCCTTGGGGCTCGCTGACGTAGCGAAGCATTTTCATTTTAATCCGTCGTACTTATCCAGTTATTTCTCATCTCACAAAAAAGAAGGCTTTAACGAATATCTGAACAAAATTCGCATTGAGAAGGCAGAGGAACTCCTTCGGTCAGACGATGTGACGATCTCTGAGATCAGTAGCAGGGTAGGCTATTCGGATCATAGTTACTTTTGCAAAGTGTTCAAGAAATTCACTGGGTTATCACCAAGCCGGTATCGGCGCAAATTCTGGGCTTAA
- a CDS encoding sensor histidine kinase produces MKKWMNRLSSLGLFPKLFLVMVVSIVLVSVLILWTTIHMSTNLFTDTFSITNSKVLSQIKTNFESFNDAVAAVTNNVAQSGAIRGFLSEGDSDSISMAKSFYNMRGTMNRVQTITESYEVGITIVGINGRSYSTNRAHLEMSVDELKQLPITIQAAESPSRLIIDDFYNETDTGKLQMISATKALTDRMRSRIYGTLYVTMREDAFRQFYASFTSRGNDVVIMNEKGRIVSSNREDWIGTTQPELLSYAQEMNGSPSRNINARVMGQDSIILSEYLPFYRFYLVNVVDKELAMGQLIDMKTVALICAAIVVGALILVFLITSQITKSLRRLVKQMSNITKSDLDNYIPVSGSYESRQLGHAYNYMLDELHDYVDQLVQTQRDQRNAELAALQSQINPHFLYNTLASVKVLVQQGNKDRAAETINALIGLLQNTISDVSETVTVEQEVENLKNYVFINHVRYGGRIKAAFYVAPDCTHYHVPKLVIQPFIENAFFHGFIKKETGTIHVLVSRAGESLICEIMDNGDGIEGLNIGETLPNPKNNRQLFSGIGIRNVHDRIELLYGAPYGVTIMSNVGEGTRVTVTLPLITK; encoded by the coding sequence ATGAAGAAATGGATGAACCGCTTATCGAGCCTTGGATTATTTCCTAAATTATTTCTAGTTATGGTCGTCAGCATCGTTCTAGTTTCTGTGCTCATTCTGTGGACGACCATTCATATGTCAACGAACTTATTTACAGATACGTTTAGCATTACGAACTCGAAGGTGCTTAGTCAGATTAAAACGAATTTTGAATCCTTTAATGATGCAGTGGCTGCTGTTACCAATAATGTTGCTCAGAGTGGAGCCATTCGCGGTTTCCTGTCGGAAGGCGACTCAGATTCCATCTCCATGGCCAAATCCTTCTATAATATGAGGGGAACGATGAATCGCGTTCAGACCATAACCGAATCATACGAGGTAGGGATTACCATCGTGGGGATTAATGGGCGGAGCTATTCCACCAATCGCGCTCATCTTGAGATGTCAGTGGATGAATTGAAGCAGCTACCGATTACGATTCAAGCGGCCGAGTCGCCGAGTCGTCTTATCATTGACGATTTTTATAATGAGACTGACACGGGGAAGCTGCAGATGATCTCCGCGACTAAAGCGCTGACAGATCGAATGCGCAGCCGAATATACGGAACATTGTATGTCACCATGAGAGAAGATGCGTTCCGGCAGTTCTATGCCAGCTTTACAAGTCGAGGTAATGACGTCGTCATTATGAATGAGAAAGGCAGAATTGTGTCTTCTAATCGGGAAGACTGGATTGGAACAACGCAGCCCGAACTGCTGTCCTACGCTCAGGAAATGAACGGAAGTCCTTCGAGAAACATTAATGCGCGTGTAATGGGACAGGATAGCATTATTTTGTCGGAGTATCTGCCTTTTTACCGATTCTACCTAGTCAATGTCGTGGATAAAGAGCTCGCTATGGGTCAACTCATCGATATGAAGACCGTTGCTTTAATTTGCGCCGCTATCGTAGTAGGTGCTTTAATCTTAGTATTCCTGATAACAAGTCAGATTACCAAGTCACTGCGCAGACTGGTGAAACAGATGTCCAACATTACGAAGAGTGATCTCGACAACTATATCCCGGTAAGTGGCAGTTACGAGAGTAGACAACTAGGTCATGCGTATAACTACATGCTTGATGAATTGCATGATTATGTAGATCAGTTAGTACAGACACAACGGGATCAGCGTAATGCGGAACTTGCGGCTCTGCAGAGCCAGATTAACCCACACTTCTTATATAACACACTTGCATCTGTTAAAGTCCTAGTTCAGCAGGGCAACAAGGATCGTGCAGCGGAGACGATCAATGCACTGATTGGATTGTTGCAGAATACGATTAGCGATGTCAGTGAGACGGTCACAGTAGAGCAAGAAGTGGAGAATCTGAAAAATTACGTCTTCATTAATCATGTCAGATATGGAGGGCGGATCAAAGCAGCCTTCTATGTGGCTCCAGACTGTACGCACTACCACGTACCTAAACTTGTCATTCAGCCATTTATCGAGAATGCCTTCTTCCACGGATTTATCAAGAAGGAAACAGGGACGATTCATGTTCTGGTCTCTAGAGCAGGCGAATCACTCATCTGCGAAATTATGGATAATGGTGACGGGATTGAAGGGCTTAATATTGGAGAGACATTACCTAATCCGAAAAATAACCGCCAACTCTTCAGCGGTATAGGCATACGTAATGTACACGACCGAATTGAGCTATTATACGGGGCACCCTACGGTGTCACAATTATGAGTAATGTGGGGGAAGGAACAAGAGTAACTGTTACCCTGCCTTTGATTACGAAATAA
- a CDS encoding ABC transporter substrate-binding protein, which translates to MKKMWVLMLATVLLLSACSSGGGGGSTASGGDEKANEITIWAWDKAFNVAAMETAKEAYAKVNPDLKVNIIEYAQADIIQKLNTGLNSGTSSGLPNIVLIEDYRAQSFLNAYPDAFKDLSSSITASDFADYKLGPTAFDGKQYGVPFDSGVAGLYYRTDLLEQAGYKAADLQDITWDDYIEIGKAVKEKTGKELLSLDPNDLGIIRMMIQTAGKWYSAEDGKTPDLANNAALKEAFTTYKAMMDANIVKLHSDWSQFIANMNNGSVASVPTGNWISPSIRQEASQSGQWAVAPMPKMAGQPNSVHATNLGGSSWYVMDVPGADQAADFMAKTFGSDKQLYQDLLNNIGAIGTYKPAVDGEAYAKADEFFSGQKIFTDFANWTTEIPSVNYGINTYAIEDILVVEMQNFLNGKAIDDVLADAQKQAEAQFN; encoded by the coding sequence TTGAAAAAAATGTGGGTATTGATGCTCGCTACAGTATTGTTATTGTCCGCATGTTCATCCGGCGGTGGCGGAGGTTCAACAGCTAGTGGCGGTGACGAGAAAGCAAATGAAATCACAATTTGGGCTTGGGACAAAGCATTTAACGTTGCTGCAATGGAAACAGCAAAAGAAGCATATGCAAAAGTAAATCCTGATCTGAAAGTTAACATCATTGAGTACGCGCAAGCGGACATCATTCAAAAGCTGAACACTGGACTTAACTCCGGAACAAGCAGCGGTCTTCCAAACATCGTTCTGATTGAAGATTACCGTGCACAAAGCTTCCTGAATGCATATCCTGATGCATTTAAAGATTTGTCTTCTTCCATCACGGCTTCCGATTTTGCAGATTACAAACTCGGACCAACAGCATTTGATGGTAAACAATACGGCGTACCATTTGACTCCGGCGTTGCAGGTCTCTACTACAGAACAGACTTGCTGGAGCAAGCAGGTTACAAAGCTGCTGACTTGCAAGACATCACTTGGGATGACTACATCGAAATCGGTAAAGCTGTAAAAGAGAAAACAGGTAAAGAACTTCTTTCTCTTGATCCAAATGACCTCGGAATCATTCGTATGATGATTCAAACAGCAGGTAAATGGTATTCAGCTGAAGATGGTAAAACACCTGACTTGGCAAACAACGCTGCTCTGAAAGAAGCTTTCACAACTTACAAAGCGATGATGGATGCAAACATTGTTAAATTGCACTCTGACTGGAGCCAATTCATTGCAAACATGAACAACGGTAGCGTAGCTTCAGTTCCAACTGGTAACTGGATCTCACCTTCTATTCGTCAAGAAGCTTCCCAGTCCGGCCAATGGGCTGTAGCTCCTATGCCAAAAATGGCTGGTCAACCAAACTCTGTACACGCAACAAACTTGGGTGGTAGCTCATGGTATGTAATGGATGTTCCTGGTGCAGATCAAGCTGCTGACTTCATGGCAAAAACATTTGGTTCTGACAAACAATTGTATCAAGATTTGTTGAACAACATCGGTGCAATCGGTACGTACAAACCAGCAGTTGATGGTGAAGCTTATGCTAAAGCAGATGAATTCTTCAGCGGACAAAAAATCTTCACTGATTTCGCTAACTGGACTACAGAAATTCCAAGCGTAAACTACGGTATCAACACTTATGCAATCGAAGATATCCTGGTTGTTGAAATGCAAAACTTCCTGAACGGCAAAGCAATTGACGACGTTCTGGCTGATGCACAAAAACAAGCTGAAGCACAATTTAACTAA
- a CDS encoding carbohydrate ABC transporter permease encodes MNTGDSLQKKNNLTGWAFVLLAVVGIVAFYFYPMIQALLLSFKSGVGANLEFTGLSNYKRLFIDTTFRTALFNTFIYLIIQVPVMIILGLFISVLLNDSTLRFRSFFRTAIFLPCVTSLVAYSVVFKYLFAPDGMVNQALMGLHIIGDPIQWITDPFWAKITIIIAVTWRWTGYNMIFYLSSLQNIDQSIYEAARIDGANAFTQFFKITVPLLKPIILFTSITSTIGTLQIFDEIMNITKGGPGNATMSISQYIYNLSFKYSPDFGYAATVSYSIVILIIILSIIQFKVAGDNKNG; translated from the coding sequence ATGAATACAGGAGACAGTCTCCAAAAGAAAAATAATTTGACTGGATGGGCTTTTGTTTTGCTGGCTGTTGTCGGAATCGTTGCATTTTACTTCTATCCGATGATCCAAGCGCTGCTCTTATCTTTCAAGTCTGGTGTAGGAGCCAATCTTGAATTTACGGGCCTTTCTAACTACAAAAGGTTGTTCATTGATACAACGTTCCGTACAGCATTATTCAATACGTTTATTTACTTGATCATTCAAGTTCCTGTAATGATTATTCTCGGTTTGTTTATTTCCGTATTGCTGAATGACAGCACACTGCGCTTCCGGAGCTTCTTCCGTACAGCGATTTTCTTGCCTTGTGTAACTTCACTTGTAGCTTACTCTGTTGTATTCAAATATTTGTTTGCTCCAGATGGTATGGTTAACCAAGCATTAATGGGCTTGCACATTATTGGCGATCCTATTCAATGGATTACAGACCCATTCTGGGCTAAAATTACGATCATAATCGCCGTTACTTGGCGTTGGACCGGATATAATATGATTTTCTATCTGTCATCTTTGCAAAACATCGATCAATCGATCTATGAAGCAGCAAGAATTGACGGAGCCAATGCATTCACTCAATTTTTCAAAATCACAGTACCTTTGCTTAAACCGATCATCCTCTTCACATCGATCACATCAACAATTGGTACATTGCAGATCTTCGATGAGATTATGAATATTACTAAAGGTGGTCCGGGTAACGCGACCATGTCGATTTCACAATACATCTACAACCTTTCGTTCAAATATTCACCGGACTTCGGTTATGCAGCAACGGTTTCATATTCCATCGTAATTTTGATCATTATATTGTCCATTATCCAGTTTAAAGTGGCAGGTGATAATAAAAATGGCTAA
- a CDS encoding carbohydrate ABC transporter permease — MAKAKAKRIFTYVFLSIVAFISIFPFFWMLVSATNASVDVTKGRLLPGSAFLDNFSKLLDSTNLVQALGNSALISIISTVLALLIGSMAGYGFEVYRTKSRDIVFNILLLSMMIPFAAIMVPLYRMFATISGVTPVIGINTMAAVILPTIATAFLIFFFRQNTKMFPKDLLEAGRIDGLSELGIFLKIYMPTMKTTYAAAAIITFMSSWNNYLWPLIVLQTPDQQTIPLLISNLGAGYAPDYGVIMTAIVIATLPTAIVFFIMQKHFVAGMVGSVK, encoded by the coding sequence ATGGCTAAAGCTAAAGCAAAACGGATTTTCACATATGTGTTCTTATCCATCGTCGCGTTTATATCCATTTTCCCATTTTTCTGGATGCTGGTCAGTGCAACAAATGCATCAGTTGATGTAACGAAGGGCAGATTGCTGCCAGGTTCAGCTTTCCTTGATAACTTCAGCAAATTGCTTGATTCAACAAATCTAGTGCAGGCTCTGGGGAACTCAGCTCTGATTTCAATTATCTCCACTGTATTGGCATTGTTAATTGGTTCCATGGCTGGTTATGGTTTCGAAGTATACCGTACGAAGTCCCGTGATATCGTGTTTAATATTCTATTGTTGTCCATGATGATTCCATTTGCAGCGATCATGGTACCACTATATCGTATGTTTGCAACGATCTCTGGAGTTACTCCAGTTATCGGTATTAACACGATGGCAGCTGTTATTCTGCCAACCATCGCAACAGCGTTCCTGATCTTCTTCTTCCGTCAGAACACCAAAATGTTCCCGAAAGATTTGCTGGAAGCTGGTCGTATTGATGGTCTGAGTGAGCTTGGGATCTTCCTGAAGATCTACATGCCAACGATGAAAACAACATATGCAGCGGCAGCAATCATCACGTTCATGAGCAGCTGGAATAACTATCTGTGGCCACTCATTGTATTGCAAACGCCTGACCAACAGACCATTCCATTGCTGATCTCGAACCTCGGTGCAGGTTACGCTCCGGATTACGGAGTAATCATGACAGCGATTGTTATTGCAACACTGCCTACAGCAATCGTATTCTTCATCATGCAGAAACACTTTGTTGCAGGTATGGTTGGTTCCGTTAAATAA